One window of the Labilibaculum sp. genome contains the following:
- a CDS encoding sugar phosphate nucleotidyltransferase: MQPTLLVLAAGMGSRYGGLKQIDPIGPTNETIIDYSIHDAIEAGFGKIVFVIRESFEKEFKELFNAKLAGKIEVDYVNQEIGKVPEGTVYNLEREKPWGTGHAILMAKDCIHEPFAVINADDYYGVEAFTTISDFLSKSITDEENCMVGYQLSNTISENGSVSRGVCGTNENDHLTTVIERTHIEKLENGIAYKENEEWIPLAPETIVSMNFWGFTPKLFDHLESQFIVFLKEEGDQLKSEFFIPSVVANIIKEGKTQVKVLKSDAQWFGVTYREDKEKAVKAIGKLIEKGTYPSKLWA, from the coding sequence ATGCAACCTACGTTATTGGTATTAGCCGCAGGAATGGGAAGTCGGTATGGGGGATTAAAGCAGATCGATCCGATCGGACCAACGAATGAAACCATTATTGATTATTCGATACATGATGCAATTGAGGCCGGTTTTGGTAAAATTGTTTTTGTGATTAGAGAGAGTTTTGAGAAAGAGTTTAAGGAACTTTTTAATGCAAAATTAGCTGGGAAGATTGAAGTTGATTACGTAAATCAGGAAATAGGAAAGGTTCCTGAGGGAACAGTATATAATTTGGAACGCGAAAAACCTTGGGGAACGGGGCATGCAATTTTAATGGCGAAAGATTGTATTCATGAGCCTTTTGCGGTGATTAATGCAGACGATTACTATGGTGTTGAGGCTTTTACGACTATTTCAGATTTTTTAAGCAAGTCAATTACTGATGAAGAAAACTGCATGGTTGGTTACCAGTTAAGCAATACCATTTCAGAAAACGGTTCAGTATCAAGAGGAGTTTGCGGAACAAATGAGAACGATCATCTGACCACAGTTATTGAGCGTACGCATATTGAGAAGTTGGAAAATGGAATTGCATACAAAGAGAATGAAGAGTGGATTCCGCTGGCTCCGGAAACAATTGTTTCGATGAATTTTTGGGGATTTACTCCCAAACTGTTTGATCATTTGGAGTCACAGTTTATTGTTTTTCTGAAAGAAGAAGGAGATCAGTTGAAATCTGAATTTTTTATTCCTTCTGTAGTTGCCAATATTATTAAAGAAGGAAAAACCCAGGTTAAAGTGTTGAAATCTGATGCTCAGTGGTTTGGAGTGACTTATCGGGAAGATAAAGAAAAAGCGGTTAAAGCAATTGGTAAATTGATAGAGAAGGGAACATATCCTTCAAAGTTGTGGGCATAA
- the glmM gene encoding phosphoglucosamine mutase, whose amino-acid sequence MTLIKSISGIRGTIGGRPGQSLTPMDIVSISGAFGMWLQNSGANKKVIIGRDARISGEMVNQLVVGALLSVGIEVIDLGLATTPSVEMAVTDLKAGGGIIITASHNPKNWNALKLLNAEGEFISDQDGKDLLCLVEAQDFNYNDVDDLGKYSKKDDYLETHIQHILNLPLVDKKLIEEADFSVAVDAVNSVGGIAIPQLLKALGVKKVKKINCSPDGNFAHNPEPLPENIVEISECVKNEKLDLGIVVDPDVDRLALVCENGQAFGEEYTLVSVADYVLQNTKGSLVANLSSTMALREIAKKHGVEFYESAVGEVNVVREMKNHSAIIGGEGNGGVIYPELHNGRDALVGVALFLTYLAKSKLTCSELRAGYPDYKIVKQKIELEGVSNLDGIMDQVRRKFIDYPCNTIDGLKISFPEGWVHLRKSNTEPIIRIYSEATTEEYACNLVDCVKQLIKNTI is encoded by the coding sequence ATGACTTTAATAAAATCAATATCAGGGATTAGAGGTACTATTGGTGGAAGACCGGGACAATCCCTGACACCAATGGACATCGTCAGCATATCAGGAGCTTTTGGCATGTGGCTGCAAAATAGCGGTGCTAATAAAAAAGTAATAATTGGCCGTGATGCCAGAATCAGCGGTGAGATGGTAAACCAATTAGTGGTTGGGGCATTGCTTTCAGTTGGTATCGAAGTGATAGATCTTGGATTGGCAACGACTCCATCAGTGGAAATGGCTGTTACCGATTTAAAAGCCGGTGGAGGTATTATAATTACTGCAAGTCACAATCCTAAAAATTGGAATGCGCTAAAATTATTAAATGCAGAAGGCGAATTTATTTCCGATCAGGATGGAAAGGATTTGCTGTGTCTTGTTGAAGCACAGGACTTCAATTACAATGATGTTGATGATTTAGGAAAGTACTCTAAGAAAGATGATTATTTAGAGACTCATATTCAGCATATTCTTAATTTGCCTTTGGTGGATAAAAAGCTGATTGAAGAAGCTGATTTTTCCGTTGCAGTTGATGCTGTAAATTCGGTGGGAGGAATTGCAATTCCTCAATTACTGAAAGCTTTAGGAGTGAAAAAGGTGAAGAAAATTAACTGCAGTCCTGATGGTAATTTTGCTCACAATCCGGAACCTCTTCCTGAAAATATTGTGGAGATATCGGAGTGTGTTAAGAACGAAAAATTAGACCTTGGGATTGTTGTAGATCCGGATGTTGATCGTTTGGCTTTGGTTTGTGAAAACGGGCAGGCATTTGGTGAAGAATACACTTTGGTGTCGGTGGCTGATTATGTACTTCAGAATACAAAAGGCAGTTTAGTTGCCAATTTATCATCAACAATGGCACTTCGCGAAATTGCCAAAAAGCATGGTGTTGAGTTTTATGAATCTGCAGTAGGCGAGGTAAATGTGGTGCGCGAAATGAAAAATCATTCGGCAATAATAGGCGGAGAGGGCAATGGAGGTGTGATTTACCCTGAATTGCACAATGGAAGAGATGCACTTGTAGGAGTGGCATTGTTTCTTACCTATCTGGCTAAATCAAAATTAACTTGCTCAGAACTTCGGGCGGGATATCCTGATTATAAAATTGTAAAACAAAAAATAGAATTAGAGGGTGTTTCCAATTTGGATGGCATAATGGATCAGGTTCGTAGAAAATTTATCGATTATCCTTGCAATACGATTGACGGATTGAAGATTAGTTTTCCTGAAGGATGGGTACATCTGAGAAAATCAAATACGGAGCCCATTATTCGAATTTACTCCGAAGCAACTACTGAAGAGTATGCTTGTAATTTAGTGGACTGTGTAAAGCAATTGATAAAAAACACAATTTAA
- the gluP gene encoding glucose/galactose MFS transporter yields the protein MVSAQVVDTKVNRYVVPLIIVGVMFFAIGFALGINSYIIPLLNKALDISSAESYLVIAATFSAFLIFGYPASLVIGKIGYKKTMALSFIMFAVGFYLFIPSARMESLPLFLLASFISGMGNTFLQASVNPYITILGPIESAAKRMSYMGIANKLAWPIAPLFLALIIGKEVDSVSLTDINIPFYIIIGVFVLLGVLALLAKLPEVKAVGEDEDSADACPYAATKTSVWQFPHLLLGVLALFLYVGVETVSLGTLVDYATTLGLANAEYYAWIAPIGMVIGYICGAAFIPKYLSQATALRICAVTALFGSLMVVFSPEDLSIYFIAFMALGCSLMWPALWPLAMTDLGKFTKAGSSLMVIAIVGGALIPTVYGLMKDSVGAQNAYWICVPCFLYILYYGLKGHKIRTK from the coding sequence ATGGTAAGTGCACAAGTAGTGGATACTAAAGTAAATAGGTACGTAGTTCCTCTTATTATAGTTGGAGTAATGTTTTTTGCAATTGGATTTGCACTGGGGATAAACAGTTATATTATTCCGCTTTTAAATAAAGCTTTGGATATTTCTTCTGCCGAATCATACTTAGTGATTGCAGCTACTTTTTCAGCCTTTTTAATTTTTGGATATCCAGCTTCGTTGGTGATCGGTAAAATTGGCTATAAAAAAACAATGGCATTATCTTTTATCATGTTTGCAGTTGGTTTTTATTTATTTATTCCTTCTGCAAGAATGGAAAGTCTGCCTCTGTTTTTGCTGGCTTCCTTCATTAGTGGTATGGGGAATACTTTTCTGCAGGCTTCTGTGAATCCTTACATTACCATATTAGGACCGATTGAAAGCGCTGCAAAGCGGATGAGTTATATGGGTATTGCCAATAAATTGGCATGGCCGATTGCACCTTTATTTTTGGCTTTAATTATTGGAAAAGAAGTAGACAGCGTATCGCTGACTGACATAAATATCCCATTTTACATTATTATTGGTGTTTTTGTACTTCTTGGAGTATTGGCTTTATTGGCTAAACTGCCCGAAGTAAAAGCAGTGGGAGAGGATGAAGATTCAGCAGATGCTTGTCCTTACGCAGCAACAAAAACATCTGTTTGGCAATTCCCACACCTTCTGTTAGGCGTACTTGCTCTTTTCTTGTACGTTGGTGTTGAAACCGTCTCTTTAGGAACCTTGGTTGATTATGCAACTACTTTGGGCTTAGCCAATGCGGAATATTATGCATGGATTGCTCCGATAGGTATGGTTATTGGATACATCTGTGGTGCAGCTTTCATTCCTAAATATCTTAGCCAGGCTACAGCCTTACGAATTTGTGCGGTAACAGCTTTGTTTGGATCTTTAATGGTTGTGTTTTCACCTGAAGATTTATCGATTTACTTTATTGCTTTTATGGCTTTAGGATGTTCCTTAATGTGGCCTGCTTTATGGCCGCTTGCAATGACTGATTTAGGTAAATTTACTAAAGCTGGTTCATCCTTAATGGTTATCGCTATTGTTGGCGGTGCTTTAATTCCAACAGTTTACGGTTTAATGAAGGATTCTGTTGGTGCACAAAATGCCTACTGGATTTGTGTTCCTTGTTTTCTCTATATTCTTTATTACGGTTTAAAAGGGCATAAAATAAGAACAAAATAA
- a CDS encoding aminoglycoside phosphotransferase family protein — translation MTDNLKEIASKFSIEGEIAEIKPLGEGFINDTFIVTTLAEETPNYLFQRKNKNIFKDVPGMMGNILKVTTHLKNKIAAAGGDIMREAMTITPTENGDLYYKDEEGDFWAMCLFIKDNLTYEAADSPELAYAGGKGIGKFQSMLSDMKEPLVDILPGFHNIRFRFKQWDEVLRKDPAGRKAALTEEIAWVENRRKEMLEFWTLVENGTIPTRVTHNDTKINNILFDKEGNDLCVIDLDTVLNSTVLNDYGDAMRSYTNTGLEDDKNLDQVSMDMEIFKAYTKGYLEETVSFLTAPELEYLAFSAKYITFEQVLRFLMDYIDGDQYYKIKSPQHNLIRTHAQYKLLTSMEEQYEQMKQVVSKYSKELSV, via the coding sequence ATGACAGATAATTTAAAAGAAATAGCTTCAAAATTCTCTATTGAAGGGGAAATAGCAGAAATAAAACCTCTTGGAGAAGGCTTTATTAACGATACATTTATTGTAACAACTCTTGCAGAAGAAACCCCAAACTATTTATTTCAGCGCAAGAACAAGAACATCTTTAAGGATGTTCCTGGAATGATGGGGAATATTTTAAAAGTGACAACTCACCTTAAGAATAAAATTGCTGCTGCAGGTGGAGACATCATGCGCGAAGCAATGACAATTACACCAACAGAAAATGGTGATCTTTATTATAAAGATGAAGAGGGTGATTTTTGGGCAATGTGTCTTTTTATTAAAGATAATCTGACATACGAAGCCGCAGACAGTCCGGAATTGGCTTATGCAGGAGGAAAGGGAATCGGTAAGTTTCAATCTATGTTATCGGATATGAAAGAGCCGTTGGTAGATATTCTTCCTGGCTTTCATAACATCAGATTCCGTTTTAAGCAGTGGGATGAAGTGTTGAGAAAAGATCCTGCAGGCCGTAAGGCAGCATTAACAGAAGAGATTGCCTGGGTTGAGAACCGTCGGAAGGAAATGCTAGAATTCTGGACTTTGGTTGAGAATGGAACCATCCCTACACGGGTAACTCATAATGACACTAAAATCAATAACATTCTTTTTGATAAGGAGGGAAATGATTTGTGTGTGATCGATTTGGATACCGTATTGAACAGCACCGTGTTGAATGATTATGGTGATGCTATGAGATCATACACCAATACTGGTTTAGAGGATGATAAGAATTTGGATCAGGTGAGCATGGATATGGAAATATTCAAGGCTTATACCAAAGGATATCTGGAAGAAACAGTTTCGTTTTTAACAGCTCCGGAATTGGAATATCTTGCTTTTTCCGCCAAATACATCACTTTCGAACAAGTTCTTCGGTTTTTAATGGACTACATCGACGGAGATCAGTATTATAAAATAAAATCACCGCAGCACAATTTGATCAGAACTCATGCTCAATACAAATTATTAACAAGCATGGAGGAACAATATGAGCAAATGAAGCAAGTGGTATCAAAATACAGCAAAGAATTATCAGTGTAA
- a CDS encoding glucosamine-6-phosphate isomerase, which yields MKTLFTSKVEHAFYELSGVQEITAKIPYVTVDNFPKLGLMTSLRFLEWAEQNPQGVISLPTGKTPEYFIKYTQFLLENWNKPKGIEIRSQYGLGNMAKPDLSGLQFVQIDEFYPIDPRQHNSFYNYVMKYYIDGFGLEKSNSLLINSEEIPLVDNKHFLEVFPDYNIDLSLRYREATSVVEEMQQKSIFMIDNWCTSYEQKIRDKGGIGFFLGGIGPDGHIAFNTRGSDHFSTTRLTKTNFETQAVAAGDLGGIEVSRNRLVITIGLDTITHDPNAVSIIFAAGEAKADIVKGSLESEPDAIYPASVLQRQKNSRFYLTTGAACKLTDSVNQFYKTGDWTHAKSERAVIDLCQKINKYGHHLTLEDLKADPYTSQIPNLNEGTVQTVIDSIKRKLEKGMKPDTNEVIYHTGPHHDDIMLGIMPYTNRQMRSASNEVHFSVLTSGFTAVTNGFVIGVLKECQEFIGKGEIQMLEYPDFFEVGFSKKWDKDVYHFLNSVAARNQNGKRRGLCHRVIRAIVETWKVKSKKHLNETIAFIISDLESSYDGGKNSPEVQKMKGMIREFEEELVWAHFGTPVKNVHHLRLGFYKGDVFTETPEKNRDMLPVLEEFRKYKPTIISLAMDPEGSGPDTHYKVLQAIAGAVKEWKEEEDLSKLRIIGYRNVWFKYHPSEADSIVPVSLNALDVMENSFTESYLSQVNASFPSYEYDGKFNELTQKVWVQQLKQIQLLLGKNFFYENNHPLVRATHGLVYMKEMNAEEFVAMAQDLEKAVEENPF from the coding sequence ATGAAAACATTATTTACATCAAAAGTAGAGCATGCATTCTATGAATTATCAGGAGTGCAGGAAATTACAGCCAAAATACCTTATGTAACGGTTGATAATTTTCCAAAATTGGGTTTGATGACTTCACTTCGTTTTTTGGAGTGGGCAGAACAAAATCCTCAGGGAGTAATTAGTTTGCCAACCGGTAAAACTCCGGAGTATTTTATCAAGTATACCCAGTTTCTTCTTGAGAATTGGAACAAGCCTAAAGGAATCGAAATCCGCAGTCAGTATGGACTTGGAAACATGGCTAAACCAGATTTGAGTGGTTTGCAGTTTGTTCAGATTGATGAGTTTTATCCGATTGATCCGCGTCAGCACAATAGTTTTTACAACTATGTGATGAAATACTATATTGATGGTTTTGGTTTGGAGAAATCCAATTCATTACTAATTAATTCGGAGGAAATACCTTTGGTAGATAATAAACATTTTCTGGAAGTTTTTCCCGATTACAATATTGATTTGTCGCTTCGTTACCGCGAGGCAACAAGTGTTGTGGAAGAGATGCAGCAGAAATCAATTTTCATGATTGATAACTGGTGTACTTCTTACGAGCAAAAAATCCGCGATAAAGGCGGCATCGGGTTTTTCCTTGGCGGAATTGGCCCTGATGGTCATATTGCCTTTAACACCCGTGGATCGGATCATTTTTCGACTACACGGTTAACCAAGACAAACTTTGAGACACAGGCGGTTGCGGCAGGTGATTTGGGTGGAATAGAAGTATCAAGAAACCGTTTGGTAATCACAATTGGCTTGGATACAATCACTCACGATCCAAATGCTGTTTCCATTATTTTTGCGGCGGGCGAAGCCAAGGCTGATATCGTAAAAGGATCATTGGAAAGCGAACCTGACGCGATTTATCCGGCTTCAGTGCTTCAGCGTCAGAAAAACAGCCGTTTTTATTTAACAACTGGTGCGGCCTGTAAATTGACCGATAGTGTAAACCAATTCTACAAAACAGGAGATTGGACACATGCGAAAAGCGAAAGAGCGGTTATCGATCTGTGTCAGAAAATCAATAAATATGGTCACCATTTAACTTTGGAAGATTTAAAGGCTGATCCTTACACCAGTCAAATTCCTAATTTGAATGAAGGAACTGTTCAGACTGTTATTGATTCCATCAAAAGGAAGTTGGAAAAAGGGATGAAACCTGATACCAACGAGGTAATTTATCATACCGGCCCTCATCATGATGATATCATGCTGGGAATTATGCCATACACCAACCGACAGATGCGTTCGGCAAGCAATGAGGTTCATTTTTCTGTTCTTACCTCTGGTTTTACTGCAGTAACGAATGGTTTTGTGATTGGTGTATTAAAGGAGTGTCAGGAATTTATCGGCAAAGGTGAAATTCAAATGCTGGAATATCCTGATTTCTTTGAAGTAGGATTTAGCAAAAAGTGGGATAAAGATGTGTATCATTTCCTGAATTCTGTTGCAGCCCGAAATCAAAACGGAAAGCGAAGAGGTTTGTGTCATCGTGTAATCCGTGCCATTGTTGAAACCTGGAAAGTAAAAAGCAAAAAACATCTGAATGAGACAATTGCTTTTATTATTTCAGATTTGGAAAGCAGTTACGATGGAGGTAAAAATTCTCCTGAAGTTCAGAAAATGAAAGGGATGATTCGTGAGTTTGAAGAAGAGTTGGTTTGGGCTCATTTCGGTACTCCTGTTAAAAATGTTCATCACCTGCGTTTGGGTTTTTATAAAGGGGATGTGTTTACCGAAACACCTGAAAAAAATAGGGATATGCTTCCTGTATTGGAGGAATTCAGAAAATACAAACCCACAATTATTAGTTTGGCTATGGATCCGGAAGGAAGTGGACCGGATACCCATTATAAAGTATTGCAAGCCATTGCCGGGGCAGTTAAAGAGTGGAAAGAAGAGGAAGATTTATCGAAACTTCGAATTATTGGTTACCGAAATGTTTGGTTTAAATACCATCCTTCCGAAGCCGATTCTATTGTTCCGGTTTCTTTGAATGCTCTTGATGTTATGGAAAACTCATTTACCGAAAGTTATTTAAGTCAGGTGAATGCATCTTTTCCAAGTTACGAGTACGATGGCAAATTTAACGAGCTGACACAAAAGGTTTGGGTGCAGCAGTTGAAACAAATTCAATTGCTTTTGGGCAAGAATTTCTTTTACGAAAATAATCATCCGTTGGTAAGAGCTACTCATGGTTTGGTTTATATGAAAGAGATGAATGCTGAAGAGTTTGTAGCTATGGCACAGGATCTTGAGAAAGCAGTTGAAGAAAATCCGTTTTAA
- a CDS encoding carbohydrate-binding family 9-like protein, with amino-acid sequence MTEYIVKRIKQGLLTITGQEMHPVWEMADVNSDFTFPWENQKAPKTNFRALHDNEYFYFRFDAEDDDVLTYVDEDHKMEVVHSDRVEIFFRQDEKLNPYYCLEMDARGRVLDYTTRYYRDFDYEWSWPEPKDLDVKASVNTNGYVVEGTIKLSSLEGLGLLKNRVLEAGLYRGYCMKLPEGNKEADLRWISWVKPDSKEPDFHIPSSFGRLKLEV; translated from the coding sequence ATGACCGAATATATCGTAAAACGAATAAAACAAGGCCTTTTAACAATTACAGGACAAGAAATGCATCCCGTATGGGAAATGGCTGATGTAAACTCTGACTTTACTTTCCCATGGGAAAATCAGAAAGCTCCCAAAACCAACTTCAGAGCTTTGCATGATAATGAGTATTTTTATTTCCGTTTCGACGCAGAAGATGATGATGTATTGACTTACGTTGATGAAGATCACAAAATGGAAGTGGTGCATAGTGATCGGGTTGAAATCTTTTTCAGACAAGACGAAAAATTGAATCCGTATTATTGCCTGGAGATGGATGCCCGTGGTCGGGTTTTGGATTACACAACCCGCTATTACCGCGATTTTGATTATGAATGGTCGTGGCCCGAACCTAAAGATCTGGATGTAAAAGCTTCGGTAAATACAAACGGTTATGTAGTGGAAGGAACTATAAAACTATCTTCGCTTGAAGGTTTGGGCTTATTAAAAAATCGGGTATTGGAAGCAGGCTTGTATCGTGGATACTGTATGAAATTACCTGAAGGAAACAAAGAGGCTGACTTGAGATGGATCTCCTGGGTGAAACCGGATTCTAAAGAACCGGATTTTCATATTCCGTCATCATTTGGCAGGTTGAAGTTAGAGGTCTAG
- a CDS encoding ROK family protein, producing the protein MTDIAIGIDIGGTNTVFSCIDANGKSWGNGTIPTQEQERFEDFLNDLCNLIDKTIEDSSEDLKLIGIGIGAPNGNFHTGTIENAANLRWKGLLEISRLVKERMNVPVKLTNDANAAALGERIFGGAKNMDDYMVITLGTGLGSGIVVNGDLLYGHDGYAGEVGHIIMRPEGRECGCGRRGCLETYVSATGVKRTAYKMLAKHLVDSSLRAIPFNELNAKMVADAANDGDLLAMEVFAYTGKMLGEALANVASVTSPKAIFFFGGLAKAGELLFEPVREAMEKNLLFLYKNKISLLPSELGDDAAVLGAAALIWNDRA; encoded by the coding sequence ATGACAGATATAGCAATAGGTATAGACATAGGAGGAACCAATACAGTTTTTTCATGTATTGATGCAAACGGAAAATCATGGGGAAATGGTACCATTCCTACTCAGGAGCAGGAACGATTTGAGGATTTTCTGAATGACTTATGTAATTTAATTGATAAGACGATTGAAGATTCAAGCGAAGATCTTAAATTAATTGGCATAGGTATTGGAGCCCCCAATGGAAATTTCCATACCGGGACGATTGAAAATGCTGCCAATTTACGGTGGAAAGGATTGCTGGAAATTTCCCGTTTGGTGAAGGAACGCATGAATGTACCTGTAAAATTGACCAATGATGCCAATGCTGCCGCTTTGGGTGAACGTATATTTGGAGGTGCCAAAAACATGGATGATTACATGGTGATTACCCTTGGTACCGGTTTGGGAAGTGGCATTGTTGTAAACGGCGATTTGCTTTACGGACATGATGGATATGCCGGAGAAGTCGGACACATTATTATGCGCCCGGAAGGACGTGAGTGCGGATGCGGACGAAGAGGTTGTTTGGAGACTTATGTATCGGCTACCGGAGTAAAACGGACTGCTTATAAAATGTTGGCAAAACATTTGGTTGATAGTTCTTTGCGGGCAATTCCATTTAATGAATTGAATGCGAAAATGGTTGCTGATGCAGCTAATGACGGAGATCTGCTTGCAATGGAAGTGTTTGCCTATACCGGGAAAATGTTAGGGGAAGCTTTGGCGAATGTGGCATCGGTAACGAGTCCTAAAGCCATTTTCTTTTTTGGAGGATTGGCAAAAGCAGGTGAGCTTCTTTTTGAACCTGTTCGTGAGGCGATGGAGAAGAATTTACTGTTTCTGTATAAGAACAAAATTAGTTTGTTGCCTTCAGAATTAGGCGATGATGCTGCGGTTCTTGGGGCAGCCGCTTTAATCTGGAACGATCGGGCATAA
- a CDS encoding Gfo/Idh/MocA family oxidoreductase, translating into MNSNDYNNSRRNFLRNAATAGIIGAIGINPFLTSCQSGQKREYSFPPMLNTAPDGPLLKAGIVGCGYRGTGAALNFLNAGPNVEIVALADVFQDRIDACRLEIKNQKGIEISPDKCFSGIDSFEKLMNCDIDIVILATPPHFRPQHFEACVKAKKHVFMEKPVAVDPVGVRSVMVSAEKAKMLGLSVVTGTIKRHQADYLETFRRVNNGQIGDIVSANSYYNVGKLWHRNPRAVWSELENMIRNWVNWCWLSGDHIVEQNVHNLDTMNWFVGKHPEKALGFGARHQRITGDQYDMFSVDFVYDKDIHYHSMCRQINDCSNSISDRIQGSKGSTNCENTIYNPDGSVKWTFDYPRKGNSSTLSRLATNPYDQEHIDLLTAIRTGKPVNEAFQIAESTLTGIMGRISAYTGKEVTWEEMMNSDLYLGPKTYVIGPVAVSKEIPKPGSSPK; encoded by the coding sequence ATGAATAGCAATGATTACAACAACAGCCGGAGAAATTTTCTGCGCAATGCTGCCACGGCAGGAATTATAGGTGCCATTGGGATAAATCCCTTTCTTACTTCTTGCCAATCGGGTCAAAAAAGAGAATATTCTTTTCCACCCATGTTGAACACAGCACCAGATGGTCCTCTGCTAAAAGCTGGAATTGTTGGTTGCGGTTACCGGGGAACAGGTGCTGCATTAAACTTTTTAAACGCCGGCCCCAATGTTGAAATTGTTGCTTTGGCTGATGTTTTTCAAGACCGTATTGATGCATGCCGCCTTGAAATAAAAAACCAAAAGGGTATTGAAATTTCTCCCGACAAGTGTTTTTCAGGCATCGATTCGTTCGAAAAACTGATGAACTGCGATATTGATATTGTGATTCTTGCAACTCCGCCACACTTCAGACCACAACATTTCGAAGCCTGTGTGAAAGCCAAAAAGCATGTCTTTATGGAAAAACCTGTGGCTGTCGATCCGGTGGGTGTCCGTTCCGTAATGGTATCGGCCGAAAAGGCAAAAATGCTGGGATTATCAGTAGTTACCGGAACAATAAAACGCCATCAGGCAGATTACCTGGAAACTTTCCGCAGAGTGAACAATGGACAAATTGGTGATATTGTATCAGCCAACAGTTATTACAATGTAGGGAAGCTCTGGCATAGAAATCCCCGTGCCGTCTGGTCTGAACTGGAAAACATGATTCGAAACTGGGTGAACTGGTGCTGGCTTTCGGGCGATCATATTGTAGAACAAAATGTTCACAATTTAGATACCATGAATTGGTTTGTAGGCAAACACCCTGAAAAAGCTCTTGGTTTTGGTGCCCGGCATCAGAGAATTACCGGCGATCAGTACGACATGTTTAGCGTAGACTTTGTGTATGATAAAGACATTCACTACCATAGCATGTGCCGTCAAATTAATGATTGCAGCAATTCAATTTCTGATCGTATTCAAGGCAGTAAAGGAAGTACAAATTGTGAAAATACGATTTATAATCCTGATGGATCGGTTAAATGGACTTTTGATTATCCCCGAAAAGGGAATAGCTCTACTCTAAGTCGTCTGGCTACAAACCCTTACGATCAGGAACATATCGATTTGCTTACCGCCATTCGAACCGGGAAGCCGGTAAATGAGGCTTTCCAAATTGCAGAATCAACCCTTACCGGTATCATGGGAAGAATATCAGCCTACACAGGGAAAGAAGTTACGTGGGAAGAAATGATGAATTCTGATTTGTATTTGGGGCCAAAAACTTATGTGATTGGGCCTGTTGCTGTTTCAAAAGAAATACCCAAACCAGGAAGTAGTCCGAAGTAA